CATTCCGCCGCTGATCTCGAACTACCTGAACCTAACAAAGAACAGTTCGCTGGCGATTGCCGTGGGCTACATGGACATCACGGGCACCTTGGGTGGCATCACAATGAACCAGACGGGCCGCGAGCTTGAGACGGTTCTGTTGCTCATGCTGGTGTATTTGGCCATCTCGCTGACCATCTCAGCGGTGATGAACTGGTACAACGAATCCGTGAAGCTGAAGGAGCGCTGATATGTCTGATCTATCTTACGTCCGCTCTGAAATGTTGCCCGAACGCGCTCCGCCTGCATCGCAGATCGGCATCGTGGGCTGGGCACGCGTCAATTTGTTCAACGGGATCGGCAACTCGATCCTGACCATACTGTCGCTCATCTTTCTTTGGTCGGTACTATCATTTCTGATCCCGTGGGTGTTTTCACCAACGTGGAACAGCACGTCCCTGAACGAATGTCGCGAGATTTTCGGTGCCGACGGTGGCCACAGTTCCGCCTGCTGGGGGGTGATCCGGGAGCGCTGGGTACAGTTGCTATTCGGTTTTTATCCTGAAGCAGAACGCTGGCGGCCAATCGTAGCCTTCGCACTGCTGTTCGTGGCGCTGATCCCGGTGCTGTTTAACATGATCTCGCGTCGGATGAACTGGGTGCTGCTGTCGGCAGTGCTTGGACTGGCCGCTCTCTATCTTGGAGGCGTGCTGGGGATCATCGTTGGTTTGGCATTGCTGGGTACTGCAGGTTTTATCGGCTTCAAAGCGTTTTCGACCACGAAAGAGGATCGTGCCGCCCAAATTGCGTCCGGTGCCAAGCGATTGCCCAATCCGCTTGTTTTCTCGGCGATCTTTCCCTTCATCGCACCTTGGTTGCTTTGGGGCGGGTCGGTCTGGATGCCAATCGGTGCCGCTCTGGGCTTTGTAGTCGGCTATTTTGCGTTTCGCTTTCTCGCGCCCATCACAGGCACTTTGGCTGGGTTGATCATCGCTGTCTTGGCCGCATTGGCCTGGTGGCTGGTCTTCACAGTTGGGTTCGCAGAACTCATGCATAGCATCATTCCCATCGGGCTTGAGACTGTTGAAAGCCGAAATTTCGGTGGCTTCATGCTGTCGATCACCATCGGGGTCGTGGCCATTGCTTGCTCGCTGCCCATTGGCATCGTTCTGGCTTTGGGGCGTCAATCGGACCTGTTGATCGTCAAAGCGCTGTGTGTCGGCTTTATCGAGTTCATTCGCGGTGTGCCGTTGATCACGCTTTTGTTCGTCGCCTCAACGCTTTTGAACATCTTCATGCCACCCGGTACCAATTTTGACATCATCTTGCGTGTTCTGATCATGGTGACGCTCTTCGCTGCGGCTTATATGGCCGAAGTGGTTCGGGGTGGGCTTGCAGCACTTCCGAAAGGCCAATACGAGGCTGCGGATGCGCTGGGGCTTGATTACTGGAAGGCGCAGCGCCTTATCATCATGCCGCAAGCCTTGAAGATATCGATCCCCGGGATCGTGTCGACCTTCATTGGCGTGTTCAAAGACACTGTGCTGGTGTCGATCATCGGCCTTCTTGACCCGCTGGGTTTGTCAAATGCCATCCGTGCAGATCAGGCTTGGAACGGAGTTGTGTGGGAGCTTTACGGCTTCATCGCATTCATGTTCTTCATCTTCTGTTTCTCGATGTCGCGTTATTCGATGTATCTCGAACGCCGGCTTCGCACGGACCACCGTTAAAGGAGAGACTTATGTCTTCTATTACACTCGAAACCCAAGCCGATCGTTCAAAAATGGAAGTGTCGGACGAGGTCGCAATTGAAATCAGCGGCATGAACAAGTGGTATGGTGCTTTCCACGTGCTGCGTGACATCGATCTAACCGTATATCAGGGCGAACGGATTGTTATCGCCGGGCCGTCTGGATCGGGTAAATCGACTCTGATCCGCTGCATCAACCGACTCGAGGAGCATCAGGAAGGAAAAATCATCGTCGATGGGACCGAACTGACGTCGGACCTGAAAAACGTCGATAAGGTGCGCTCGGAAGTGGGGATGGTGTTTCAACACTTCAACCTCTTCCCGCACTTGACCATACTGGAAAACTGCACGCTCGCGCCGATCTGGGTGCGCAAGACGCCCCGCAAAGAGGCCGAAGAGGTGGCGATGCATTTCCTCGAGAAGGTAAAGATCCCCGAGCAAGCCCATAAATACCCGGGCATGTTGTCGGGTGGTCAGCAGCAGCGTGTGGCAATTGCGCGTTCGCTGTGCATGATGCCGCGGATTATGCTTTTCGACGAACCAACTTCGGCGCTTGATCCCGAGATGATCAAGGAAGTGCTGGAAACCATGGTGGAGCTTGCCGAAGAAGGCATGACCATGCTTTGCGTGACCCACGAAATGGGCTTTGCAAAAGAGGTCGCCAACCGTGTGATCTTCATGGATGCCGGTCAGATTGTGGAACAGAACGAACCCAACGAGTTCTTCAACAACCCGCAAAACGAACGCACCAAACTGTTCCTCAGCCAGATCCTCTGATCCGCGCTGAGACCAAACACGAAACCCCGCATGTGTTCCTGTGCGGGGTTTTTTGTTACCAAGGCTTCTTCTGGCGAAAAATATCCCGGGGTGAGCAGTTCCGCAGCGAAGGGCAGCGCCCCTATTCAGTAGTCTGTTTCCTGATCGTTTGGATTGGGATTTTGGCGATATCTGCGGGTACCGTGAAATCTCGGCAACCAATCTTCTCTTCGTTCGGTCCATAATTCATAGCCGGGTTTGAATTGGCTTTGGTGGTCGAGCGCGCCAAGGTGAATTTCAATCTCGTTCCAACTTCGGGCAAATACGGAAGAACCACATATGGGGCAGAAATGACGCCCTTCGTAACTGCTTGTTTCGCCCATGATACTCACAGCATCCTGCAAGAAGATCGCTGCTGCGAAGAACAGTGCTCCGTGGTGTTTGCGGCAGTTGAGGCAGTGACAGATTCCGACGCGAAGAGGCACGCCAACAGCAGTGATCCGTACTGCGCCACACAGGCAACCGGCTGAACAACTATCCATCATCTACCCTTTCTTTACAGGGCGTTCGCCTCAGATCAATTCGCGCGGCACGATGAAATCGACCACGCGACCGGTACCCCATTCCACATCGCTCCACTTATCCGCGTCAAACTCGATCACTGCCGTTGCGGCGGTCGGATAGTGATTGAACTTCGGGTGTGGGTGGGGTTTAGCGGCTAGACGCCGAGCCATGAAGGCCGAACCGGGGTTGTGGGCAACGATCATCACAGTGTCCGTCTGCGCGGTCTTAAGGGCCGCCAGCATGACCTCGGGGTTCGCCAGATAAAGCGCGGGCAGATATTGTGCTTTAGGTGTCTTGATGAACTTATCTGCAATCAGCGCCCAGGTTTCGCGCGTGCGCTCGGCATCCGAACACAGGACGGTTTCCGGCACACGTCCTTGCGTGGCAAGCCAACGTCCAATTGCTTTGGCCGAAGCGCGGCCACGCTTGTTCAACGGCCGGGCATGATCGTCCAGATCAGCGTCACCCCAGCTGGATTTTGCATGCCGGGTCAGAATCAAAGTCAGTGTCATGTTGGGTTAAACGCTTTCATGTGAAATGCAGACTGAGCAGCCAACCTGCCATAGTTTAGACTGATGGGGCAAGCACGGCGCGCGGCGCAGCCAGTTTCCATGCAATCGGCGCTGTCCGCCCCGTTGAGGTGTGAAAGACATGTGTCGACATCGTACCGCTCAGGTTCCAAGGCGCTTACGGGACAGGCCGTTCGGCACGGAGCAGAGCAGCCGTCGCAGGGACATATTTCAGTGGGCGGCAAGTCCAGGTGACCGGACAGCCGCACTGCACCGCGATAGCTGACCCATAAGCCCGCCGTGTCATGAACCAACAGCGTCACTGGTGATTTCCACGCCCGCTCTGATTGCAGTGCCCAGTCGAAAAACGGTGGATAGGGTGGCCCGTCCGAGGGAAAGATGGCCTGACCCGCCCAGCGGTCTGCCAAGTCAGAGATCACGGATTTTGACCAGCGGTCCATCGGGTCTGGCAAGCCATCCGCGTACTCGAGGCAATCGATGAAACAGGCCCAGAATCCCGGCTCATACGGACCCAAAAGGATCACCGTATCCGGTCCATCATGCAAAGCTCCAAAAACATCCATCTGTCGGGCGCGTACATCGCGCGTCAGGGTGTCAATGGTCACTTCCGTCGAAACGGCAGCATCAGGCTCCAGCCCAGCTTTGATGGATTGTCGTCTTGCCATTGCAGCCCAATCACCATGTCATCATGCCCATCACGGGGCTGATCTGTGTATGTCTTGAACATACGGTCCCAGATCGACAAGCAGAAGCCATAGTTGCTGTCTGTTTCATCTCTATGAATGGAGTGATGGACGCGGTGCATATCTGGCGTGACCAAAATCAACCGAAGCCATCTGTCCATTCCAAGCGGCAATCGCATATTCGCGTGGTTGAACATGGCTGATCCGTTCAGAACGACCTCGAACAAGATCACGCCAAGGGCGGGGGCACCCAGCAGGTACACCATGCCGATTTTAATGATCATGGAGGCCGCAATTTCGACCGGATGAAACCGAAGTGCGGTGGTGACGTCAAAGTCGCGGTCGGCATGGTGCACCCGGTGCAGCCGCCACAGAACGGGCACCTTGTGAAATGCAACGTGTTGCGCCCAGATTGCCAGATCGAGGAGGAGCATGGAGGCGACAATCTTGACCCACATCGGAAGACTAAGCGCGTTGAATGCGCCCCACCCCTGTGCTTCCGCGTCCAGTGCTGCGCCCACTGCCAATAGCGGCATCAACAGCGCCATCAGGCGTAGGGTCAGGCTGTCGATCACGATGATGGACAGATTGGTAAACCAGCGTGTTTGCCGCGGCTGGGTGCGTGGGCGACGCGGCACCTTGGCCTCGATGATTGCAAACAGCGCAAAAAGGCCAAGAAAGGTGCCCAACCGAAGAAAAAGCTCGTATTCCATGGGATGAAGTTATGGTCTGGCACCCTGAGCGCAAGACACATTCGCGCGAAAAGCGGTGCCAAGTCGATCAGGCGCGGATCAACGACCCGGCACCGTGATCTGTGTAAAGCTCCAACAAGCAGGCATTGGGTGCGCGACCATCAAGGATAACGACCGCCCGAACACCACCTTCGATTGCTGCCAGTGCGGTCTCGGTCTTGGGAATCATCCCGCCCGCAATCACGCCAGATGCCGTCATATCGCGAATCTGCGTGGGCGTCAGCTGGGTCAGGACAGCGCCATCGGCGTTCTTCACACCTTCAACATCGGTCAAAAGAAGCAAGCGATCTGCCTTCAAACCAGCAGCAATAGCACCCGCCATCGTGTCGCCGTTAATGTTATAGGTCTCGCCATTTCGGCCAGCGCCCAAGGGTGCGATCACGGGAATAGCCTCGGCGGCAGCCAGATCGCGCAGGATCGAGACATTCACATCCACGGGCGTGCCAACGAAGCCCAGATCCGGGTTGGCTTGATCGCATGTGACCAGCCCAGCGTCCTTACCCGACAGACCAACTGCCTTGCCGCCCTCGGCGTTAATGGCCTGCACAATCCGCTTGTTGACAGCGCCGGACAGAACCATCTCTACCACTTCAACGGTGGCCGCATCGGTCACTCGCTTGCCGTTTACAAACTCGCTTTTGATCTGCAACCGGTCCAGCATCGCGTTGATCATTGGGCCGCCGCCATGCACGACCACAGGTTTCACGCCGACCTGCCGCATCAGAACAATATCGCGCGCAAAACTGGCCATTTCTTCGTCATCACCCATGGCATTGCCGCCAAACTTGATGACAACGGTCGCGCCGGTATAGCGCTGCAGATACGGCAGGGCTTGGGACAGTGTGCGGGCGGTGGCGATCCAATCGCGGTTCATATCTTGGGTCTTCATTCCGTTATCCTTGTGCCTCACCGTGTTAGAGCGTTGGTTCCTCCATGCCAAGGCCCATTGCACGTTGTCCGTGTGCTGATAGGGTTGCGCCGAAACCAAGCGATGGGAACCCGGATCATGGCCGAACGACAAAAGACACTTCTTCTGACCGGAGCCAGCCGTGGGATTGGTCACGCAACCGTGCGCCGGTTCAATCTTGAAGGTTGGCGGGTCATTACCTGTTCGCGTCATCCCATACCCGAAGAATGCCCATGGGGCGGTGCTGGCGAAGATCACGTGCAGCTGGATCTGTCCGACCCCACCGATACGATAAATGCCGTTGGGGTCATCCAAGAAAAGCTGGATGGTCGCCTTGACGCATTGGTCAACAACGCCGGTATCTCTCCGAAGAGGCCGAATGGAGAGCGGCTGAGCACGCTGAACACCGACCTGATGGATTGGGGCAAGGTGTTCCATGTGAACTTCTTTGCATCTGTGGTTCTGGCGCGGGGGTTGAAAGACGAACTAGCGGCGGCCAAAGGGGCTGTGGTGAATGTGACGTCGATCGCGGGTGTGCGCGTGCACCCATTTGCTGGCGCGGCCTATGCGACCTCGAAAGCGGCTCTTGCCGCGCTGACCCGAGAAATGGCGCATGATTTCGGGCCACTCGGCGTCCGGGTCAATGCGATCGCGCCCGGAGAGGTTGAAACCTCGATCTTGTCGCCTGGAACTGAAAAAATTGTCGAGAAACTTCCCATGCGCCGCCTCGGCCAACCCGAGGAGGTCGCCGCCGCGATCTACTTCTTGTGTTCGGATGACAGCTCTTACATCTCGGGAACCGAGATCGAGGTAAATGGTGCCCAGCACGTGTAGGCAGTTGCTTGGTCAGTCCAGCGACGCGATGATGGCGCGCAAAGTCTCGATGCCCAGGCCTTTTTCCGAGGATGTGAGCACCATTTCCGGAAAGGCCGCCGGGTGTTTGGACAGTGCGCTTCGCACTTGAGCCAGCATCTTCTCGCGGTCTTTTTCTTTCACCTTGTCCGCTTTGGTCAGCACCGCTTGGAATGTGACGGCGGATTTGTCCAAAAGCGACATGATCTCGTCATCCACGGGTTTCACGCCGTGGCGGGCGTCGATCAAAACGAAGGCACGGCGCAGGTTTTGACGCCCCGATAGGTAAGATTTCAGCAGCCGCTGCCATTTCTCGACCACCTTTACCGGTGCGTTTGCATAACCATAGCCGGGAAGGTCCACCAGATAGGGGCCATTCGTCGTCGTGAAGAAGTTTATCTCTTGCGTCCGGCCTGGCGTGTTTGACGCGCGTGCGAGTCCCTTGCGACCCGTCAAGGCGTTGATCAGGCTTGATTTCCCTACGTTAGATCGTCCTGCAAAACAGACTTCAATCCGGTCCGGGGCGGGCAGCCCGTCCATTGCGACAACACCTTTAACAAAATCGGTCTCGGCAGCAAACAAAAGCCGACCGGCCTCTTGCTCTTGCTGATCGGGTTCTTCGGCTAAGGGGAATGGAAGTTGGGTCATGAAATCACCTTAACCGGGCTATCGACATGCACAATGCCGGGTTTGGTGACGTAGCCGTAAACGCCAAATTCCTGATGTCCCCAGCCCTGCTTCAAAGCCCCCAAAGTATCTGCGTCACGTTCACCTGTGCGGGTGTTCGCGGTGGTCGCAAGACAACGTGTGATCTCTTCGCGTATCTCCATCTCGGCCTCGCCGACCCGAATGTGTTTGCCAACCCAGCTTTTTTCGTCCCACGCATCAAGCCCTGCAAGTTGCAGGTTTCCGCGCCAGCGCAGCGGCGAAAGTTCTTGGCTCAGATGCTCCTCCACTGCTTTGTGTGACGCCAGATTGATCAGCGAGATCGAGGGGAAATCCG
This DNA window, taken from Aliiroseovarius sp. F47248L, encodes the following:
- a CDS encoding amino acid ABC transporter permease (The N-terminal region of this protein, as described by TIGR01726, is a three transmembrane segment that identifies a subfamily of ABC transporter permease subunits, which specificities that include histidine, arginine, glutamine, glutamate, L-cystine (sic), the opines (in Agrobacterium) octopine and nopaline, etc.), which codes for MSDLSYVRSEMLPERAPPASQIGIVGWARVNLFNGIGNSILTILSLIFLWSVLSFLIPWVFSPTWNSTSLNECREIFGADGGHSSACWGVIRERWVQLLFGFYPEAERWRPIVAFALLFVALIPVLFNMISRRMNWVLLSAVLGLAALYLGGVLGIIVGLALLGTAGFIGFKAFSTTKEDRAAQIASGAKRLPNPLVFSAIFPFIAPWLLWGGSVWMPIGAALGFVVGYFAFRFLAPITGTLAGLIIAVLAALAWWLVFTVGFAELMHSIIPIGLETVESRNFGGFMLSITIGVVAIACSLPIGIVLALGRQSDLLIVKALCVGFIEFIRGVPLITLLFVASTLLNIFMPPGTNFDIILRVLIMVTLFAAAYMAEVVRGGLAALPKGQYEAADALGLDYWKAQRLIIMPQALKISIPGIVSTFIGVFKDTVLVSIIGLLDPLGLSNAIRADQAWNGVVWELYGFIAFMFFIFCFSMSRYSMYLERRLRTDHR
- a CDS encoding amino acid ABC transporter ATP-binding protein, whose product is MSSITLETQADRSKMEVSDEVAIEISGMNKWYGAFHVLRDIDLTVYQGERIVIAGPSGSGKSTLIRCINRLEEHQEGKIIVDGTELTSDLKNVDKVRSEVGMVFQHFNLFPHLTILENCTLAPIWVRKTPRKEAEEVAMHFLEKVKIPEQAHKYPGMLSGGQQQRVAIARSLCMMPRIMLFDEPTSALDPEMIKEVLETMVELAEEGMTMLCVTHEMGFAKEVANRVIFMDAGQIVEQNEPNEFFNNPQNERTKLFLSQIL
- a CDS encoding GFA family protein; amino-acid sequence: MDSCSAGCLCGAVRITAVGVPLRVGICHCLNCRKHHGALFFAAAIFLQDAVSIMGETSSYEGRHFCPICGSSVFARSWNEIEIHLGALDHQSQFKPGYELWTERREDWLPRFHGTRRYRQNPNPNDQETDY
- a CDS encoding histidine phosphatase family protein — protein: MTLTLILTRHAKSSWGDADLDDHARPLNKRGRASAKAIGRWLATQGRVPETVLCSDAERTRETWALIADKFIKTPKAQYLPALYLANPEVMLAALKTAQTDTVMIVAHNPGSAFMARRLAAKPHPHPKFNHYPTAATAVIEFDADKWSDVEWGTGRVVDFIVPRELI
- a CDS encoding ferredoxin, whose amino-acid sequence is MARRQSIKAGLEPDAAVSTEVTIDTLTRDVRARQMDVFGALHDGPDTVILLGPYEPGFWACFIDCLEYADGLPDPMDRWSKSVISDLADRWAGQAIFPSDGPPYPPFFDWALQSERAWKSPVTLLVHDTAGLWVSYRGAVRLSGHLDLPPTEICPCDGCSAPCRTACPVSALEPERYDVDTCLSHLNGADSADCMETGCAARRACPISLNYGRLAAQSAFHMKAFNPT
- a CDS encoding sterol desaturase family protein gives rise to the protein MEYELFLRLGTFLGLFALFAIIEAKVPRRPRTQPRQTRWFTNLSIIVIDSLTLRLMALLMPLLAVGAALDAEAQGWGAFNALSLPMWVKIVASMLLLDLAIWAQHVAFHKVPVLWRLHRVHHADRDFDVTTALRFHPVEIAASMIIKIGMVYLLGAPALGVILFEVVLNGSAMFNHANMRLPLGMDRWLRLILVTPDMHRVHHSIHRDETDSNYGFCLSIWDRMFKTYTDQPRDGHDDMVIGLQWQDDNPSKLGWSLMLPFRRK
- the argB gene encoding acetylglutamate kinase — its product is MKTQDMNRDWIATARTLSQALPYLQRYTGATVVIKFGGNAMGDDEEMASFARDIVLMRQVGVKPVVVHGGGPMINAMLDRLQIKSEFVNGKRVTDAATVEVVEMVLSGAVNKRIVQAINAEGGKAVGLSGKDAGLVTCDQANPDLGFVGTPVDVNVSILRDLAAAEAIPVIAPLGAGRNGETYNINGDTMAGAIAAGLKADRLLLLTDVEGVKNADGAVLTQLTPTQIRDMTASGVIAGGMIPKTETALAAIEGGVRAVVILDGRAPNACLLELYTDHGAGSLIRA
- a CDS encoding SDR family oxidoreductase is translated as MAERQKTLLLTGASRGIGHATVRRFNLEGWRVITCSRHPIPEECPWGGAGEDHVQLDLSDPTDTINAVGVIQEKLDGRLDALVNNAGISPKRPNGERLSTLNTDLMDWGKVFHVNFFASVVLARGLKDELAAAKGAVVNVTSIAGVRVHPFAGAAYATSKAALAALTREMAHDFGPLGVRVNAIAPGEVETSILSPGTEKIVEKLPMRRLGQPEEVAAAIYFLCSDDSSYISGTEIEVNGAQHV
- the yihA gene encoding ribosome biogenesis GTP-binding protein YihA/YsxC — encoded protein: MTQLPFPLAEEPDQQEQEAGRLLFAAETDFVKGVVAMDGLPAPDRIEVCFAGRSNVGKSSLINALTGRKGLARASNTPGRTQEINFFTTTNGPYLVDLPGYGYANAPVKVVEKWQRLLKSYLSGRQNLRRAFVLIDARHGVKPVDDEIMSLLDKSAVTFQAVLTKADKVKEKDREKMLAQVRSALSKHPAAFPEMVLTSSEKGLGIETLRAIIASLD